One Glutamicibacter mishrai genomic window carries:
- a CDS encoding HNH endonuclease signature motif containing protein produces MGNGKSFQDRFWAKIQRTETCWDWTGAINSRGYGVIKKNDNLLLAHRYSYQEHKGKIPTGISIDHVCHNKRCVNPSHLRLATDKQNNENRSGANRNSTTGVLGVSRTQDGKMYRVQVMHNRKNYQAGPFVSIEEAERAAIVLRNSMFTHNNLDRVAM; encoded by the coding sequence ATGGGTAATGGCAAGTCCTTTCAGGATAGGTTCTGGGCGAAAATTCAACGTACCGAAACCTGCTGGGATTGGACCGGCGCTATAAACAGCCGTGGGTATGGAGTGATCAAGAAGAACGACAATCTTCTGCTTGCTCACCGCTATTCCTATCAAGAACACAAAGGCAAGATCCCAACTGGGATTTCTATTGACCACGTTTGCCACAATAAGAGATGCGTCAACCCGAGCCATCTGCGACTGGCAACTGATAAACAAAATAATGAGAATAGGTCAGGCGCGAACAGGAATAGCACGACAGGAGTTCTAGGCGTCTCACGTACTCAAGATGGAAAAATGTACAGGGTACAGGTCATGCACAATCGAAAGAACTACCAAGCGGGCCCATTCGTTTCCATTGAAGAGGCGGAGCGCGCAGCGATTGTATTGCGAAACTCGATGTTTACGCACAACAACCTGGACCGCGTAGCTATGTAG
- a CDS encoding replicative DNA helicase, translating into MSGTLEHAELSVIGSILLTGGQALDEIDLDPSSYQDKRLEDVHRLMIGMKTCGEPINVLTLPKYALTNAQRVDASLLHQAMSVTPTASTVAYYAKIVADAHAGRNLAATADWIRSQAERGVDPEHVIEQAKATLESARGSIGLRKIAPIGSNTETYVDNLEKERVYYQTPWPQINDLIGGLMPGALYVVGARPSVGKSAVGLQLAQSLEPYGSVAFVSLEMLEADLMDRLIANEKKIPYQRITGGSLTSEDWQRMAEWLPTMENRRIYVSEPRTSTMPAIRGFINDVHRTEELAGVVIDYLQLISQAGERMTDQEFLSDVTRQLKLMALQMNIPIVLLSQLNRGSANREDKVPRSSDLRGSGSIEQDADVIILLHRELKGEDSYRMYMNVEKNRRGRAGDTEMVFQGHYSNIHDALSD; encoded by the coding sequence ATGAGCGGGACTCTCGAACACGCGGAACTGTCCGTCATCGGTTCAATCCTCCTCACGGGAGGCCAAGCGCTTGATGAGATCGATTTAGACCCGTCGAGCTACCAAGATAAGCGATTAGAAGATGTTCATCGCCTGATGATCGGGATGAAAACCTGCGGCGAACCAATCAACGTTCTAACCCTGCCAAAGTACGCTCTCACGAACGCACAGCGGGTAGACGCGTCACTGCTGCACCAAGCCATGTCCGTCACTCCCACGGCCTCCACAGTGGCTTACTACGCGAAGATCGTTGCCGATGCTCATGCAGGGCGAAACCTCGCCGCGACTGCCGACTGGATCAGGTCTCAGGCCGAACGTGGAGTGGACCCTGAACATGTCATCGAGCAGGCGAAAGCAACCCTTGAAAGTGCTCGCGGCAGCATCGGTCTCCGTAAGATCGCACCTATCGGTTCGAACACCGAGACCTACGTGGACAACCTCGAAAAAGAGCGCGTCTACTATCAAACACCATGGCCGCAAATCAACGACCTCATCGGCGGGCTCATGCCAGGAGCGCTCTACGTCGTCGGTGCGCGACCATCCGTAGGCAAATCGGCGGTAGGTCTGCAACTTGCTCAGTCGCTTGAACCTTATGGGTCGGTTGCTTTCGTCAGTCTCGAAATGCTCGAAGCTGATCTCATGGACCGCCTCATAGCCAACGAGAAGAAAATTCCTTACCAGCGAATCACCGGAGGAAGCCTCACCTCGGAGGACTGGCAGCGAATGGCCGAATGGCTGCCCACCATGGAGAACCGGCGAATCTACGTGTCCGAACCTCGCACATCGACAATGCCCGCCATCCGGGGGTTCATCAACGACGTACACCGTACAGAAGAACTGGCCGGCGTTGTTATCGACTACCTACAGCTGATCTCCCAGGCAGGCGAAAGGATGACCGACCAAGAATTCCTATCAGACGTAACCCGCCAGTTGAAGCTGATGGCGTTACAAATGAACATTCCTATCGTTCTCCTGTCCCAGTTGAACCGTGGCAGCGCGAACCGAGAAGACAAGGTACCCCGGTCATCAGACCTGCGAGGTTCCGGCTCAATCGAGCAGGACGCGGACGTGATCATCCTCCTGCATCGTGAGCTGAAAGGCGAAGACTCATACCGGATGTACATGAACGTGGAAAAGAACCGACGAGGACGCGCAGGGGACACCGAAATGGTGTTCCAAGGTCACTACTCGAACATTCACGACGCACTCTCCGACTAA
- a CDS encoding HNH endonuclease, which yields MATERNGHGHRAYRRKAQHLRNKQLPCAWCGQPIDYTLPPNNAMAFTADHTQAIANGGHLYNQELQPMHRKCNATKGATTQPNIRPAG from the coding sequence ATGGCAACAGAGCGCAACGGACACGGACACCGAGCCTACCGACGCAAAGCCCAACACCTCCGAAACAAACAACTCCCATGCGCATGGTGCGGACAACCAATCGACTACACACTCCCACCAAACAACGCCATGGCATTCACCGCCGACCACACACAAGCAATCGCAAACGGCGGACACCTATACAACCAAGAACTCCAACCAATGCACCGCAAATGCAACGCAACCAAAGGCGCGACCACACAACCCAACATCCGCCCCGCCGGATAA
- a CDS encoding phage portal protein encodes MAKTADELAGLIRGDFLRDARKEWARLRWLQKNIDGGLNKTWMPENADLEYRDLFRKARSPWLRFVRDCIAQGLIVDGYTHNDIWLDAWQENGMDGRQGQVTREAIGLGYSFVLSLPAVGGGVVMRPLSATRTFMSKADPWDEFPDLVLHRVADKKWMAVDNEAVYRFEGDPEHIGEMDVTRHDLGFVPVAMVPNSYATDGYPESEIEPAIPVYKRIVDATFTLQMVQRYGAFPQKNMAGGSIATDADGNALIRPAVDSLLHSTDPLTKFGSFPAADLDKVSSSVDTHIKHLSAVCQVPPHYLLGSVVNMSAEGIAAAESGYFRNIDDHKVVMGEGYELALRSAAAILGSDAADDTAAEIHWRDTSTRSLAQTSDAVVKLATVGAPLEMLFALIPGWSKSDAIEAAEHVRSNGSQSLPEAIQANAQKAVDGFRGLELPVEGDQ; translated from the coding sequence GTGGCTAAAACTGCCGATGAATTGGCTGGCCTGATTCGTGGTGATTTTCTGCGAGATGCTCGTAAAGAGTGGGCGCGGCTGCGCTGGTTGCAGAAGAACATTGATGGGGGTCTGAACAAGACGTGGATGCCGGAGAATGCTGACCTTGAATACCGGGATTTGTTCCGTAAGGCACGTTCTCCGTGGTTGCGCTTTGTTCGCGATTGCATCGCTCAAGGCCTCATCGTTGATGGGTACACGCATAACGACATTTGGTTAGATGCGTGGCAGGAGAATGGGATGGATGGCCGGCAGGGTCAGGTTACGCGGGAGGCTATCGGGCTCGGTTATTCGTTTGTCCTGTCTTTGCCTGCTGTTGGTGGCGGCGTGGTTATGCGCCCGTTGTCAGCGACTCGGACTTTTATGTCAAAGGCTGACCCGTGGGACGAATTCCCTGATCTGGTGCTGCATCGTGTCGCAGACAAGAAGTGGATGGCTGTCGATAACGAGGCGGTTTACCGTTTCGAGGGAGATCCTGAGCATATCGGCGAGATGGACGTTACCCGGCATGATCTTGGTTTTGTGCCTGTGGCGATGGTTCCAAATAGTTACGCTACTGACGGCTACCCGGAGTCGGAAATTGAGCCGGCGATCCCTGTTTACAAGCGGATCGTTGACGCAACTTTCACCTTGCAGATGGTGCAGCGCTATGGCGCTTTCCCTCAGAAGAACATGGCTGGTGGCTCTATTGCTACCGACGCGGACGGAAATGCGCTGATACGTCCTGCTGTGGATTCCCTGCTTCACTCGACGGACCCGCTAACGAAGTTCGGTTCTTTCCCTGCAGCGGATTTGGATAAGGTTTCCAGCTCGGTTGACACCCATATCAAGCATTTGTCAGCTGTGTGCCAAGTTCCTCCGCATTACCTATTGGGTTCTGTGGTGAATATGTCTGCTGAAGGTATCGCGGCTGCCGAGTCGGGTTACTTCCGCAACATTGACGATCACAAGGTTGTCATGGGTGAGGGTTATGAACTTGCCTTGCGTTCAGCTGCCGCGATCCTTGGCAGTGACGCTGCCGATGACACAGCTGCGGAGATCCACTGGCGCGACACGTCCACCCGATCTTTGGCGCAGACCAGTGATGCGGTTGTGAAGCTGGCGACTGTTGGTGCGCCACTTGAAATGCTGTTCGCTCTCATTCCTGGTTGGTCTAAGAGTGACGCGATTGAAGCTGCCGAGCATGTTCGTTCGAACGGTTCGCAGTCCCTCCCAGAAGCTATCCAGGCTAACGCACAGAAGGCCGTGGATGGGTTCAGGGGCCTAGAACTACCCGTTGAGGGTGATCAGTGA
- a CDS encoding phage major capsid protein has product MAPVTRADIEALIEEEYNHTLLNRATETSTVLRAFRTAPMGAKVQNLPALATLPEAKWVGETAETRTKPSTKFSFENKILTAAEVAAIIVLNEEDIEDATEDLLSQAAALGGQAIGKALDAAVLFGTNKPAAWTSADLFAAATAAGNVFQVGTGEDDLVGSIFQAAEAVDDSGANPDVFLARGGLKYKLANLRDAQNSPIYLPSLSQAPGSVDNVAGLDAYWNKNGAWDKTKAMAMVADPSLALIGIRSDISVKFLDQATIDGVNLAENDQVALRFRARYAYTLADVVGNDGERVAPVAAVTPAAVTP; this is encoded by the coding sequence ATGGCACCTGTAACTCGCGCCGATATTGAGGCGCTGATCGAGGAAGAGTACAACCATACTCTGCTCAACCGTGCTACCGAGACTTCTACTGTCTTGCGAGCATTCCGTACCGCCCCTATGGGCGCTAAGGTTCAGAACCTGCCTGCTCTGGCGACTTTGCCAGAAGCTAAGTGGGTTGGTGAAACCGCTGAAACGCGCACCAAGCCAAGCACCAAGTTCTCGTTTGAGAACAAGATTCTCACCGCTGCTGAAGTTGCCGCGATCATTGTCCTGAATGAAGAAGACATTGAGGACGCTACTGAGGATCTGCTGTCGCAGGCCGCCGCACTGGGTGGTCAGGCTATCGGCAAGGCACTGGATGCCGCGGTCCTGTTCGGCACCAACAAGCCTGCTGCGTGGACTTCTGCGGATTTGTTCGCTGCTGCTACCGCTGCGGGCAACGTTTTCCAGGTCGGAACCGGTGAAGACGATCTCGTGGGTTCGATCTTCCAGGCTGCCGAGGCCGTAGATGATTCGGGCGCTAACCCTGACGTGTTCCTCGCTCGCGGTGGTCTGAAGTACAAGCTGGCTAACCTGCGTGATGCGCAGAATTCGCCAATTTACCTGCCTTCTCTGTCGCAGGCTCCGGGCTCCGTGGATAACGTGGCTGGTTTGGATGCGTACTGGAACAAGAATGGTGCGTGGGACAAGACCAAGGCTATGGCTATGGTCGCTGATCCTTCGCTGGCACTGATCGGTATCCGTTCCGATATTTCTGTGAAGTTCTTGGATCAGGCCACCATTGACGGTGTCAATCTGGCTGAGAACGATCAGGTCGCTCTCCGTTTCCGCGCTCGTTACGCATACACCCTGGCAGATGTTGTCGGCAACGATGGCGAACGCGTTGCGCCTGTTGCCGCTGTTACTCCGGCTGCGGTGACCCCGTAA
- a CDS encoding terminase large subunit, translated as MNLLQWQRGVMGELFAYDASGAWAATEFGALVARQNGKGEILLGYDLAHLFMFPRANGAHKTILHTSHETKTNDEAFQKLEAVIRSVPQLDARVAHIYTANGQEGVTLKPRKGQKRGDRIRFVARSKNSGRGFTASNVIYDEAQEFSRQAYKAISYTQTTIKNRQELFAGTVPEDGVNDSEVFEGLRDRGRDTEAFPRTGWAEWSPTGAEDPDLADSIDKSDEAAWMQANPSAGYLIELETIAEQLERDKSPNAEDFGMERLSIWPARRPEAEVVLHDMDLALWADQVVSESEFPLPVGGALTVNLGRGGGFATVSYAARLTDGRIAVRTLHTATQTLWVPAKLLEFKNKYQPSIVALDSKNCAPVLTDIDALQIPYMSLNASEIAGAFGLFIESWNSGQVAHYDEVGLRESFAHAGTRPLVGGTTWEQVDPAEPITQAQSVTFAFWAVKKFESAPPKVEAVIRGIR; from the coding sequence GTGAACTTGTTGCAGTGGCAGCGGGGCGTCATGGGTGAGCTTTTTGCTTATGACGCTTCTGGTGCGTGGGCTGCGACTGAGTTTGGTGCTCTTGTTGCCCGTCAGAACGGTAAGGGTGAGATCCTGCTGGGTTACGACCTGGCGCATTTGTTCATGTTTCCGCGGGCTAATGGTGCTCATAAGACGATTTTGCATACTTCGCATGAGACGAAGACGAACGATGAGGCTTTTCAGAAGTTGGAGGCTGTGATTCGTTCGGTTCCTCAGTTGGATGCTCGTGTTGCTCATATTTATACGGCGAATGGGCAGGAGGGTGTCACGTTGAAGCCTCGTAAGGGGCAGAAGCGTGGGGATCGTATCCGGTTCGTGGCCCGTTCCAAGAACTCGGGCCGTGGTTTTACTGCTTCGAACGTGATTTATGATGAGGCGCAGGAATTTAGCCGTCAGGCGTATAAGGCGATCTCTTATACGCAGACGACGATCAAGAATCGGCAGGAATTGTTCGCTGGGACTGTTCCCGAAGATGGCGTGAATGATTCTGAAGTGTTCGAGGGTTTGCGGGATCGTGGACGTGATACTGAAGCTTTTCCGCGCACTGGGTGGGCTGAGTGGTCCCCTACTGGCGCTGAAGATCCGGACCTTGCTGACAGTATTGACAAGTCTGACGAGGCCGCTTGGATGCAAGCTAACCCTTCTGCGGGTTATTTGATCGAACTTGAGACTATCGCTGAGCAGTTGGAACGTGATAAGTCGCCTAATGCTGAAGATTTCGGTATGGAGCGTCTGTCGATTTGGCCTGCTCGTCGGCCTGAAGCTGAGGTTGTCCTTCACGACATGGATTTGGCGCTTTGGGCGGATCAGGTTGTTTCTGAGAGCGAGTTTCCGCTTCCTGTTGGTGGCGCTTTGACGGTGAATCTTGGTCGTGGCGGTGGTTTTGCGACTGTTTCGTATGCTGCACGCCTTACTGATGGGCGTATCGCTGTTCGGACTTTGCATACTGCGACTCAGACCTTGTGGGTTCCTGCGAAGTTGCTTGAGTTCAAGAACAAGTATCAACCGTCGATTGTTGCTCTGGATTCTAAGAATTGTGCACCGGTTTTGACTGATATTGATGCTTTGCAGATCCCTTACATGTCTTTGAATGCGTCGGAGATCGCTGGCGCGTTCGGTTTGTTCATTGAGTCTTGGAATTCGGGTCAAGTCGCTCATTATGACGAGGTTGGATTGCGTGAGTCGTTCGCGCACGCTGGGACCCGTCCGCTCGTTGGCGGGACTACCTGGGAGCAGGTGGACCCAGCCGAACCAATTACTCAGGCTCAGTCGGTGACTTTCGCTTTCTGGGCTGTGAAGAAGTTTGAATCTGCGCCTCCGAAGGTTGAGGCCGTCATTAGAGGGATTAGGTGA
- a CDS encoding nucleoid-associated protein, translated as MPDFSTLILKSIFMHQILLVGEGQDRSFGLALTDVPVELNDRDRGFLRSRFVDALRSGALAIIPNDEVDTPTPSLVAKHIEEPGLKALSHDLAERLVAAQRMNAKSGILVVADAVMEGKTSVLIAKVEHQEAMQAKTKKLPNGDRALSIKRIPDLVFGDQNRIYKVAILSPDAEEQANISGYLADVQNSGRFATYFISEFLGMRLGDEPEVLTKKFMDTMTEAISASSMDAEAKMEAQAALSVTLKSNSQSLDPRRFVKDHIPQVHQTFVFRAALERGAPPVPFNKDIKMVKNNLDNIRIQLGSDISIVAPTEAIGSDSRIKVERNKENSVAETYNITIPDVPLENVKNTRSR; from the coding sequence ATGCCAGACTTCTCGACATTGATTCTAAAGAGCATCTTTATGCACCAGATCCTTCTGGTAGGTGAAGGTCAAGACCGCAGTTTCGGATTGGCATTAACAGACGTTCCTGTGGAATTAAACGATCGGGACCGTGGGTTCCTCCGAAGCCGATTTGTAGACGCACTGCGTTCAGGGGCGCTTGCCATCATTCCTAATGACGAGGTGGACACACCTACTCCGAGTCTCGTTGCTAAGCACATTGAGGAACCAGGATTAAAAGCTCTCAGTCATGATCTGGCTGAGCGACTTGTTGCCGCCCAGAGAATGAATGCAAAATCTGGAATTTTGGTAGTTGCAGACGCTGTAATGGAAGGTAAAACGTCTGTTCTAATTGCTAAAGTTGAACATCAAGAAGCAATGCAGGCTAAAACCAAAAAACTTCCTAACGGTGATCGAGCCTTGTCCATTAAGCGCATACCGGATCTCGTTTTCGGCGATCAAAACAGAATTTATAAGGTTGCGATTCTGAGCCCTGACGCCGAAGAGCAAGCTAATATTTCCGGGTATCTTGCTGATGTGCAGAATAGTGGACGTTTTGCCACATACTTCATATCAGAATTCCTCGGCATGCGCTTGGGTGACGAGCCTGAAGTTCTGACCAAAAAATTCATGGACACTATGACCGAAGCGATCTCGGCGAGCTCTATGGATGCTGAAGCGAAGATGGAAGCACAGGCTGCTTTATCAGTAACACTGAAGAGCAATTCGCAGTCACTCGATCCACGAAGATTTGTCAAAGATCATATTCCACAGGTCCATCAAACTTTCGTCTTCAGGGCAGCTTTGGAGCGGGGTGCGCCACCAGTTCCTTTCAACAAGGATATCAAGATGGTCAAGAACAACCTGGACAACATTCGGATCCAGCTGGGTAGTGATATTTCCATTGTGGCGCCAACCGAGGCGATCGGCTCTGACAGCCGGATCAAAGTGGAACGCAATAAAGAAAACAGCGTTGCCGAAACATACAACATTACAATCCCTGATGTGCCGCTGGAAAACGTCAAGAACACCCGATCTCGCTGA
- a CDS encoding DUF7340 domain-containing protein, protein MELSKNITVLTKAHPVKHIDPENGSVSYPNETSLFEQIRKEIGSSSRRGGKSGSGSRSPVALAAVALWSEIQESLNTSYIANTGTENPELPPETKLDSWASFAKDEETIIRCVETTSQWIAEIRELINPEPSVELVGRCPACGNTHAFTEQDGETIRNTALNASMFGANCRSCGAHWEPKQFEDLKHQIR, encoded by the coding sequence GTGGAACTATCCAAAAACATAACCGTCCTGACCAAAGCCCATCCGGTGAAGCATATCGATCCCGAAAACGGATCAGTAAGCTACCCAAACGAAACCAGCCTCTTCGAGCAGATCCGCAAGGAGATTGGATCAAGCAGCCGCAGGGGAGGGAAAAGCGGATCCGGGTCACGCTCACCCGTGGCCCTCGCCGCAGTTGCCCTGTGGTCCGAGATCCAAGAATCACTCAACACCAGCTACATCGCAAACACGGGCACGGAGAACCCCGAGCTCCCGCCAGAAACGAAACTCGATAGCTGGGCCTCATTCGCGAAGGATGAAGAAACCATTATCCGATGCGTGGAAACTACAAGCCAATGGATCGCTGAGATCCGCGAACTCATCAACCCCGAACCATCCGTTGAACTAGTCGGACGATGCCCCGCCTGCGGGAACACCCACGCATTCACAGAGCAAGACGGCGAGACCATCCGAAACACTGCACTGAATGCCAGCATGTTCGGTGCAAATTGTAGGTCCTGTGGTGCACACTGGGAGCCAAAGCAATTTGAAGACCTCAAGCATCAGATTCGATAG